The following coding sequences are from one Seonamhaeicola sp. ML3 window:
- a CDS encoding glycosyl hydrolase, whose protein sequence is MQKILQFVLLVLVSLNTYAQVNDDKELETNFKNPPQASKPRTWYHVNSGNASKEGFTKDLQAIKEAGIGGVLVFNVSMGLPEGDVKYNSKEHRDILSHAAKECEKLGLSFGVHNCDGWTSSGGPWVTPENAMKIVVHSEQIVEGGKNVKIKLAQPPQRHNFYKDIAVVAYPTLASELDDASFQPKITSSNTNFNSSLINDNNINTYADLSAGEWIQFDYGKSKTIQSLSVFINKRKGKIRLLKSDDGINFTKVHTPNEERIGKDECYFYDQFTPTTARYFRVITDLDTGVYELQLSANHTLENYLEFTSYRKRKYPTGKPSPETYIKKEDILVLTDKMDEDGVLKVKLPKGNWTIMRFGFTASGATNEPASDEGTGLEVDKFSKKALKIHYDAFVGKLIEQAKIDAPNALQYVEIDSYEVGPQNWTDDMEHIFQKRFGYDFTPFLPLFAGRYIEDNETIEGVFWDMKQLVSDLMATNYFDYFTELCHQDGLISYVEPYGFVGPFNSLDAGRSADIPMGEFWLGKPNNHKRAAVSSGHIYDKNIISAEAFTSTKNNWGFHPGMAKQKGDYEWTNGINEYMFHRFAHQSNTHVKPGMSMSFVGSHIDRTQTWWENGGPEWFNYLARGSYMLRQGNPVLDLLVFVGDRAPNHVVHQTQMRPKLPAAYKYDCVNADVIINRLKVENGKLKLPNGTTYNALVLQRHDVMNLETLKGIAKLAKDGALIIGSKPKTLGGYNNTQTMKEEFKTLVQQVWSNKKTYSKAEWETIFEANNIQKDLIVEGQPDFNYYHRRTDHEDIYFIYNHNQTKPETLDCSFLVDGKVPELWNATTGEITNLGQYYHKDGRTNISLHLQPQESVFVVFRNASENKKRILSVETKASLNPLFSIDEEHKSITMEVFENGNYSSTLNTSEQWNVSINDIPKPITINGDWTIDFREEDFYKGQVKTKELFDWTTSNNDSIKHYSGNAIYKTSFEIDKNLLNAERRFQLNLGEVNVIAKVILNGKEVGLSWVAPHYFHITSTLKEGKNTLVVEVTNQWTNRLIGDEKLPNQTGYDVRRTKKGFGDEDYRGKFKKMPDWFRNNQPLPEGPRKTFSAYSFQKATDKLLPSGLLGPVTISTSKIIKKDIAE, encoded by the coding sequence ATGGGTTTGCCAGAAGGTGATGTAAAATACAACTCAAAAGAACATCGCGATATTTTAAGCCACGCAGCTAAAGAATGCGAAAAGCTCGGATTGAGTTTTGGCGTACACAACTGCGATGGCTGGACCTCAAGTGGAGGACCTTGGGTAACTCCCGAAAATGCTATGAAAATAGTAGTGCATAGCGAACAAATAGTTGAAGGTGGTAAAAATGTAAAAATTAAACTAGCACAACCTCCTCAGCGTCATAACTTTTATAAAGATATTGCTGTAGTTGCTTATCCAACATTGGCCTCAGAGCTTGATGATGCTAGTTTCCAACCTAAAATCACCTCTTCAAATACCAATTTTAATTCAAGCTTAATAAACGATAATAACATCAACACTTATGCTGATTTAAGCGCAGGCGAGTGGATACAGTTTGATTATGGCAAATCCAAAACTATACAATCGCTGTCTGTTTTTATCAACAAACGAAAAGGAAAAATTAGGTTGCTAAAATCTGATGATGGTATCAATTTCACGAAAGTTCATACACCCAATGAAGAACGTATAGGTAAAGACGAGTGCTATTTTTACGACCAGTTTACACCCACAACAGCGCGTTATTTTAGAGTTATCACAGATTTAGATACTGGTGTTTATGAGTTGCAACTTTCGGCGAATCATACTTTAGAAAATTATTTGGAATTTACTTCATACCGAAAACGAAAATATCCAACAGGAAAACCATCCCCTGAAACTTACATCAAAAAAGAAGATATTTTAGTTTTGACAGACAAAATGGATGAAGACGGTGTTCTAAAAGTAAAGTTACCAAAGGGAAACTGGACTATTATGCGTTTTGGTTTTACGGCTTCTGGAGCAACTAATGAACCTGCTTCAGACGAAGGTACTGGTTTGGAAGTAGATAAATTTAGTAAAAAGGCATTAAAAATTCATTATGATGCTTTTGTAGGGAAGTTAATAGAACAAGCTAAAATTGATGCACCCAATGCTTTACAATATGTGGAAATTGATAGCTATGAAGTTGGTCCACAAAACTGGACTGATGATATGGAACACATCTTTCAAAAAAGATTTGGTTACGATTTCACTCCCTTTTTACCATTGTTTGCTGGGCGATATATAGAAGATAACGAAACCATAGAAGGCGTTTTTTGGGATATGAAACAATTGGTTTCTGATTTAATGGCTACCAATTACTTCGATTATTTTACAGAATTATGTCACCAAGATGGATTGATATCTTATGTAGAACCTTATGGTTTTGTAGGGCCATTCAACAGCTTAGATGCAGGTAGAAGTGCAGATATTCCTATGGGCGAGTTTTGGCTAGGCAAACCCAATAATCACAAACGCGCAGCAGTTTCTTCTGGACATATTTATGATAAAAATATCATTTCTGCAGAAGCATTTACAAGTACCAAAAACAATTGGGGTTTTCATCCTGGAATGGCTAAGCAAAAAGGAGATTACGAATGGACAAACGGAATTAACGAATACATGTTTCATCGTTTTGCACACCAATCCAACACACATGTAAAACCGGGAATGAGTATGAGTTTTGTGGGTTCTCATATAGACCGCACACAAACTTGGTGGGAAAATGGAGGTCCTGAGTGGTTTAACTATTTGGCTAGAGGATCGTATATGTTACGTCAAGGAAATCCTGTGTTAGATTTGTTAGTTTTTGTGGGAGATAGAGCACCTAACCATGTAGTTCATCAAACTCAAATGCGACCTAAATTGCCAGCAGCTTATAAATACGATTGTGTAAATGCAGATGTAATTATCAATCGCTTAAAAGTAGAAAATGGTAAGCTAAAATTACCTAATGGAACAACATATAATGCTTTGGTATTGCAAAGGCATGATGTGATGAATCTAGAAACTTTAAAAGGCATTGCAAAATTGGCAAAAGATGGGGCTTTAATCATCGGGTCAAAACCGAAAACTTTGGGTGGTTACAACAACACGCAAACAATGAAAGAGGAGTTCAAAACACTTGTTCAGCAAGTATGGTCTAATAAAAAGACCTACAGTAAAGCGGAATGGGAAACCATATTTGAAGCCAATAACATTCAAAAGGATTTGATTGTTGAGGGGCAACCCGATTTTAATTATTACCACAGACGAACTGATCATGAAGACATTTACTTCATTTACAATCACAATCAAACAAAACCAGAAACATTAGATTGTAGTTTTCTGGTAGATGGAAAAGTGCCAGAATTGTGGAATGCAACAACTGGAGAAATTACAAACTTGGGACAATATTATCATAAAGACGGTAGAACTAATATTTCACTTCATTTACAACCTCAGGAATCTGTTTTTGTAGTTTTTAGAAATGCTTCAGAAAACAAAAAAAGAATTCTATCTGTAGAAACGAAAGCGTCATTAAATCCTTTATTTTCTATTGATGAAGAACATAAATCCATCACAATGGAAGTATTCGAAAACGGAAATTATTCCAGTACATTGAATACTTCAGAACAATGGAATGTTTCTATAAACGATATTCCAAAGCCGATTACTATTAATGGAGATTGGACTATAGATTTTAGAGAGGAAGATTTTTATAAAGGACAAGTAAAAACGAAAGAACTCTTCGATTGGACAACAAGTAATAATGATAGCATCAAACATTACTCAGGAAATGCTATTTACAAAACTTCGTTTGAAATTGATAAAAATCTATTGAATGCTGAAAGACGTTTTCAACTAAACTTAGGAGAAGTTAACGTAATTGCAAAAGTAATTTTAAACGGAAAAGAAGTTGGGTTAAGTTGGGTAGCACCTCATTATTTTCATATTACTTCAACATTAAAAGAAGGAAAAAACACCTTAGTTGTAGAAGTGACCAACCAGTGGACAAATCGTTTGATTGGCGATGAAAAATTACCAAACCAAACAGGCTATGATGTAAGAAGAACTAAAAAAGGTTTTGGAGATGAAGATTATAGAGGGAAGTTTAAAAAAATGCCAGATTGGTTTCGAAATAATCAACCACTTCCAGAAGGACCCCGTAAAACATTTAGTGCGTATTCGTTCCAAAAAGCTACAGATAA